The proteins below come from a single Leptidea sinapis chromosome Z, ilLepSina1.1, whole genome shotgun sequence genomic window:
- the LOC126978925 gene encoding uncharacterized protein LOC126978925, whose amino-acid sequence MVDRTITASKIIALLVEGCSQCYIFQRLNVSCLTFQRTWQQHQEIGSVSRRPGSGRKLYPEAQDDSFLVNQALRNRKSSYVDLKKILEEVRGLQTSLWTVRRRLLAANIFSRRPARGAKQLRERRVARLSFARNCATWTQEEWGFDQRDSRCGLQPQYDDRLDYGLLNASDS is encoded by the exons ATGGTTGATAGAACGATAACAGCGAGCAAAATTATAGCGCTACTTGTGGAAGGGTGTAGCCAATGTTATATTTTCCAGAGGCTAAATGTGAGTTGTTTGACTTTCCAGAGGACTTGGCAACAACATCAAGAGATTGGTTCCGTCAGTAGAAGGCCTGGCTCTGGAAGAAAACTATACCCAGAAGCTCAAGATGACAGCTTCCTGGTGAACCAGGCATTGAGAAATCGTAAATCTTCTTATGTCGACCTCAAAAAGATTCTAGAGGAAGTGAGAGGTTTGCAAACCAGTTTATGGACTGTCAGGAGGAGGCTTCTCGCTGCCAATATATTCAGTCGCCGTCCAGCCCGTGGCGCAAAACAACTCCGCGAGCGCAGAGTTGCTAGACTTAGCTTTGCTCGAAATTGTGCGACGTGGACTCAAGAGGAGTGGG GTTTTGATCAACGTGATTCCCGCTGCGGTTTGCAGCCGCAATACGACGATAGACTGGATTACGGTTTACTTAATGCTAGTGACTCTTAA